Below is a genomic region from Raphanus sativus cultivar WK10039 chromosome 4, ASM80110v3, whole genome shotgun sequence.
CTTTGTGGTGGTAATGATAATTGGAAGAATTGGAAGAAGATGccataaattaagaaaaaaatgtttttatttctgAGAAGTAGAGAAGTTGTGCATTTTACGGGAATATGTTTTCCATATTTATAGGCTCAAGGAGTAGTATATTGTTTGTCTTGTGACACTTTTGCTTATTACATCTTGTGATTGTATTTTCTTTGTCTTCTGACCTTTTCCTTACACTTGAGTCACGAGATGGTTGAAGACAAATAAAAGACTAAGACTCCCGAGATGGTTGAATTGTATTGTTTGTCTTATATTGTTTGTCTTGTGACACATTTGCTTATCACTTCTCGTGACCACCACAATAGATGTCATAAAACATTACAAGAGTGATTAAAACATTACACATTATCACATAATACCTAGAGTTTCCATTACAAGAATCATAAAAAGATGGTCATAAAAAGATACAAGAGTCATTGCAACATAAAAAGAGTTTCACATAATACATAGAGTTTGCAACATAAAACATTACACAAACATTACATAAAGATGAGGACGAGACCTATGAAAATCACGACCATAACCATAACAGCAACAATAAAATCAAAGCTAGAGTTTGATTTGTTCTTAGCCAACTCACACAACATGTTCTCCAGTCTAAGAAGCTTCTGATCAGTGTCAAAGTCACTCAACAAGCCGAGAGAATCAACCTTCTCGGCTAACTGCTGTGTGTGTCTGTCCCTGGCTCTCATCTCTTCCATGACAGCCTCGTCCCACCACTTCCAAACGTGACACTCTCCATCAGCAACATTGTCGCATGTGTAGTATCTGCGTCCAGGATCGGTTCTACTATAAGACGTCCGAATCTGAGGTTGACTCCCACAATAGCAAGTCTGCGGAAACCCGAATTCTACTTCAGGCTGGGGAGGGTACACAAACTGACGGTTCTCGGCCTCTAACTGGGCTTGGTCTTCCTGTATCAGAGCTTCAAATTCGTTGTAGTCACTGTCTGAGCCATCCCCACCAAAAGTACCAGACTGGGAAGGTTGGCTGTAGCTGTAACGCCCCATGTGTAATAAAACCTGTAACGAGCAAGTAAACTTTAAAAACGagcaaataaactttaaaaacgagcaaataaactttaaaaacgAGCAATCTAAACGAGTAAGGCAAACTTATGATAACATTAAAAACATACAAACTTATGATTAATGATACAAACCTATGCTTAATTAAAAACAACCAGGAAGCATACAAACAAAACATACAACTTAATATAGAGACCGATCACATAAAAAGCATACAAACCAACCAAACAACTTAATATCTAGAAATACTCCGCGAGGAGCTTCTCTTTGGCTACTTCTTCAGCCTGAGTGAGTGTGGTGGTTTTGGATTTGGCTATCAGACTGTCTAAGATGGCAAACTTTGtcagtttttctttcttctccaaatcttccTTCCTCATCTCCCAAACCGCTGTATAGTCAGCAACAGACTTCCCCTTACCCATTGCACTGCGTCTTGCTTTTGCAGCCTTTACACCTTCAGGTCTTGTCTGAGCATCCTCACCAGCCTTTACACTTTCACTTGTGGTTGAAGTTTCTGAATCTGCCTTCCTCTTAGAACCTCCAGAAGATTTAGTGGGGTTGAGGTTAACCCATTTCTGCTCATACCTCAACACGCACCACGCATGTTCAAGTGTGAATTTATAGCCCTGATCAGCGAAGTATATGTCGTGGGCCACCTTCAGAACATCATTCTCATGCTGACCACTAGTAATTCTTCTCTCCGCAGCCGCATATGCACCACAAAACTTGTTGACAAGATCATTTATTTTGTGCCACCTCTGCTTGTAATTCCGATGCGCGGATGTGTCACCACCAGGTCCACCATTCAGAGCTTCGAAGAAACTATCCCCTACTCGTTTCCAGAATGTTCCCGACTTTTGGTAATTGCTGGTAATAGGGTCTTTAGAAGTGTTTAACCAGGCACTGATCAGCATCTCGTCCTCCACTGGGGTCCATTTATGTCTCTTTGCACGCTCCACGGGACTGTCTGTAGGTGGAGTTGGAGCCTCGCTTTGTTGTGAACTGAACAGAGGGATCTGCGAAGATCCAGAATGATAACTCTCATAAGGAGAGTTGTCATGATGAAGACTTCCTTCTTGACTTTGAAGAAGGCCCATATAACCAGCAGACTGGCTATACGGTGTCCTTGGATCCATAGAAGAGAGATGTGAAAGGAGAATAAAGAAGAGAGAGGACTGAacgaaagaagagaagagagaaagaagatgatggTGATAAAATCGTTTCTGGCAAGATGGTTAAATAGCATTAAGAAGGGAGATGAGTGAGTTAAAGCAGAGAAGagtgaaagaaaaaattaaCTAAGACAATCATAATGACCTAACTACAAAAGTACAACTCAGTTAATACACATTACACAGCCATAACATGACATATAACTACCAAGAGACATTAACTTCAACTCAGTTAATACACATTACTTCAAGTCTAAACGCTTTGGTTCCAATCAAACTAGAGACAAATTTCAAGTTAACGAGTTCAAGTCTAAACGCTTTGGTTGCAATCAAACTAGAGATTAACTACATAACTACATGCCTACACGACTTATATACCAACTACATCACTTGGGACCTGAATAGAAAGTTAATTACCTAGAGCTCTGGACGAAATGGTTTGGTTGTCTGTCTTATTGTAGATGATCCTCGCCTCAGCAGCTTTGAAATAGGGTTGTAGATGATCCTCGCCTCACCTCACCTAATAACCTCAGAATCAAAACAAACACAtttcagtttataaaaacaGAACACCAACTACTTAAAAATAAGGAGGATCGTCTCCATTCAGATTGCTAACAGATTAATAACACAACTAAAAACAGAACACGAACTAGCAAACCAAGCCAAGCAAATCAACGACTAAAAAATGCTATCAGATTCTAGTCAAAAAGCTATCAGTCTATTAATAAGACAAACGCTACAACAATACATGCAAGTCGATTGAACCAGATACGGAGTAGATCGAAAACAATAACCAAATACATGCAAATCGATTGAACCAGATACGGAGGAGGAACACTTACCCTTTAACTTTCGAATCgcagagaagagagaggagaacCGCCGAGTGAACCGTCGATTGAACCGCCGACTGAACCGTCGCTTGAACCACCGAGAGATCCGTCGAGAGAACCGTCGAGAGAACCACCGAGAGAACCGGCAGAGACGAGATGAGGATATCCGTCGAGAGATCCGTCGAGAGAACCGGCAGAGACGAGATGAGGATATCCGTCGAAATCGCCTTTTCAATCGCCCTCGTTGAGAACGAAACAGACCAAGAAATGAAAATGTCGATCCATTTTTCAGACTCCCCTCACGAAAGCTCATCGGCCACTCCGGATACGACACGTTGCACGTAAGGACGCGCTCAAATGTATCTACGCTAAGGACGTCGCACTAATTTACCGATTAattgcatttatttttaatcacttTAACGCTAAGGACATACTTTAGAACCACCGTTAATGTTGGTCTTATATATTCGGCCACATAATTTGAACCTCGAGTACACCGCCCATAAAACGTATATAGTGACTATGTACATAGAATCTATCACTGTATTTGTTTGGTTATTGTTTTTTGGGTCAACTATTTGTTTGGTTACTGATGAGTAGTGAATAGAGAAAGACTGAAAAGAAagcaagaaaatttaaaagatgCTAAATTTGGTCAGATGTATGAGTTGGATCTGTTTTTCCATTTCccacttttgttttcttcttcttcattttgcAGGTTCCCCTTTTTATGAAACTATGTGTTCCTTTGTGGACCCtgtcttatctctttctctctctagacatatacatatatgttctGGTGGACATTCGATGCCGTTCTAgggtttctttctttattttcatgGTTTGTGTTAAATAGGCTGTTGTAGAATGTGGCTGACTTATATTAACATTCCTGGGTTTTGCATTAAATGAAGAAGCTCTTTCATTAAAGTAGCAACTGACTCGGCCTTTAAATTCTTCTATCATTCTTTCCTATAAATGGTAGTACAATAACGATAGCATTCattagataatgatgattcACGCCAATTTATATATGCTcaatatataaagttatatatatattgcaaacTTCATACAAtataaactctataaattaatattcgataaattaattaatataataaactaataaattttatcagCTAATACATAACACAAATATTTgataagataatatatatttttataaaatttatataaatatatagttctattaaaattataaattaataatttatatatatatagtttatacaaGTACAAACAGCACACTAAATTATTTATCTTATATTCACAGTGGAGTACATTCTATTGTTTTTAACattgtattatattttgataattttcagtaaaaatttattaaattacatttaaacttcatatttcatatatcaaataatataataaaaataatataaaatcggtccaaaatttaatcaatttatatggTGAAATCAACTATTTGTCTTatatttctaaaacaaatatattataaaataaaataaaatataaaggaatttttttattaattaataaatctgtaaatcgataaaatatcataatcttaacattattaatttttttagtttttgctGTCTATATAATCCAAAAGGTTTACATCCATCATTGTCTTGTTACATATTTGTCTGAATCGTGGGCTATTTGTTTTGCAGACGCGATAGTTACATTACACACAGGGCTTTCTGTGATGCACTAATACAAGAGACCGCTAGAAACCCTACCATGACCTTGACGTCAATAACAGCTGCTAGCAGCGGCGCCGGCTTCGGTGGATTTCACGGGAGACTCGAGGGTGGCAACGCTCTCTCCCACCACCATTTGAGTGACCATACTAACTCCGGATTTTCGTCTTTCTCAGGTTACAATCTAAACTTTCCATCTTCTGGAAATAGCAGAGACTTTGCTCCGCAAACGTCAAACCCTAACTTCTTGATCCAATACTCATCGAGCCAAGGAATAGTGACTGTaccaaacaacaacaacaacaacaacgatcAGAGTTTCATGAACCAACAAGGTCTCATCCACTTTGATCCAGTCAATAACATAAACCTCAAGAGTAGCACCACCAACAACAGCTTGTTCAACATTGGATTCTTTCAAGAAAACACCAAAAACTCAGAGACGACTCTTCCTTCTCTATACAGCACCGACGCTCTTGTTCATCACGGTGAAGGAAGCTTGAACGTGAATTCTAACGTGTCAGCCACGGCACTGCTTCAGAAAGCTACTCAATTGGGTTCAATCACAAGCAACGATCCTTCTGCTTTGTTCAGAGGCTTAGGTTCTTCGTCTAACTCGTCAAGCGTGGTTGTTAATGACTTTGGAGGAGGGCATATTATGGGGAACGATAATAACGGTAACCTTCAAGGTCTAATGAACTCAGTAGTGGCCGTAAATGGCGGTGGTACCGGCGGATCCGGTGGCAATATCTTCGACGTTGACTTTGGAAACAATAATGGAAATATGAGCGGCTCGGACAACTTAACTTTGGATTTTCTTGGCGTTGGAGGAATGGTGAGAAATGTTAATCGCGGCGGTGCTGGTCGTGGCCGTGTTCGTGGAGACGTTTCTTTGATTGGTGAACTGAAGTTTCCTGAATAAAATCATCCGTTTGTAAGAACTTAATATATAATGCCTTATTATTACAGACCTTATCATTAGGTGATAGTTTTGCTACCTTCGTTTGTTGTTTTCGTAATCTATACGTTATAGATCTTTATGAACTCTTTCTGTCTAATTTTGATTGGAGTCTGTCTTTGTTTAGTTgttgttatataataaaaataatgtaaatttcGAGGGTTAATGGAATGGATATATTTGGTTAGCtacaatttttaatatgttcGAATGTAAAAGAACATATAATACATTTTGGCAAAAAGTTTTTGTATATTCGTATGTGTATGTAAAGTAACATTCGTATGTGTATTATTGCTGAGATTAAGAACACTCTGAGACTACGATTGGATCCAATAGCCCGGTCTCAACACTTGCATGGAGAAGAAACGTCTGTTCTTGCTACTTGGCTAGGTTTTTTTGAGGTTTTCAGCTTTTAGTAAGTTTTGGtaagctctttttttttgctatggGTCGTTTAGGTGGTTAGTAATGGTTTGCTCTCGTTGTAAtaagttttttaataaataaaggaagttctttggaaaaaaaaaaaacattccgtgctatttttcattctaaaatCCCACTCTATTTTTTCGCTCTAAgatagagtttagagtaaaagTGCTCCAATGGTAAtctatttctcactctataatagagtgaaaaataagtTTATTCCAAAGatatagtaaatttttttttgttcatcattctattttctactctaaaataaagtATCATTGCAGTAAATtctaactctattatagaatcactctattttagagtaaaaaatagagcaAACCATTGGAAAATTTAACGCCACGGCTGAAACTGGTGAAGAAATCACATTttacacatatattttttttgaaagaatgttaaatttattcaacaaaaaaaaactgttttacaTACAAAATGTGACTTTTATACTATGACATAAGACATCATAGTATATTAGAGctgaatatgttttttataagaAACAGAGCATCTCCCTCCTGTCTTAACTCTCCCGAGAACGGAACCATGCTACCATTGCTCCATCAAATCGTCTTGTTCTTCTCCGCAGGGAGGAGATCCGATTGTTTTATCAATAGACCTGATGAGAATGTCTGATGTTTTGTGCTCTTCCCCATGCCTCCTCCcatttctctctctccataTAGTATGTATTGAGACCTGAAATACATATTTCAACAGAAATTGATGTATTCCTTGTCTTCCTTGATTCTCCAAAATCTGCAGAATGCTGCTCCAGTATGCTGTGTAGCTAGTACCCAGGATCCTCATTGTTAAATTGGCCCAAATTCGAGAAGAGTAAGGACAACTGAAAAAGAGATGATCTCTTGTTTCTGTTGGTGCCAGACATAGCACACATTGGGTATCTATCTGAGGACACCAGTGGGAGATGCGATCAGTAGTAGCAAGTCGGTTGTGGATGGCCAACCAAGAGATAACTGAATATTTAGGTGTAGCGCCTGATTGGTAACCCAATTTAATACGGTTGGAATCCTACTTGGAGAGATTTGATTTACTCTGAATGATGTAAGAGTAGGTAACCGTTAGTGAGTAAATTTTAGACTTCATTttcttatgtttatgtttatcatTGATCCACGTTTCAGTTTCAATAAAATGTTTGTGTGTAGTAAGTTCGCATTAAATATGTGTTTGTTTATGTAGACGAAGGTGATCTATCTTCTTTTTACCTTTTTCTGGTGTGTTTTCAGATGAAGGTGCTTCAAAAATCTAGAGGCGTGGGATACCCATTCTTCTTGACTATCTTGGTGGATCAGTTTTTCTGTCAGCGGCTTCGTCCATTTAACTTAGTCTTCGTCGTGGATGAAGGGTGTAGCTGAAGGCGCTTATGAATGGAGATAATTGGTTTCTAGTCCATTTTGGATTTGTAGTCTATTCCAATTTATTGGTTTAACATCAAACCGGGTCCAATGCAGGCTGTGagttgtttttatgtttttttttaaattgtattttattgGTTGTAATCAaacatctaaaaatatttaatacaaaaacCTGTTTATAAAGTAATTCAAAATCCTATGTAGATGAATTTCATAATAACTTGCGTGTATattgatatacatatatatatgtatattgatatacatatatatatgtatatatttatcagAAATATGAGTATATAcatgttattttttgttaaaggagtatatacatgttatatttaaactatttgtataaattatgttttttttcaaaccaaCATGAATATCGACTGCGTAAATTATTGTTGCGCCTGTTTTTCCTTTactaatatgaataaaaatagtTCATTTAACTAATGCGAAACTGATTATACGCATCACTGGAGTATAACTATGACGGGTCTGTTCAAGCGGTTTGATGTCCAGTTTGATTTTGAAACCGATGAAACTAATGAACCTTTTCTggcatatatacatatatcatttATATGCCTTTATATGACTGCGTATTATATAAATGCATAcgtagatatataaatattaatttgatatataaatatcaatatagTTCAGTGGATTTGCTGGTTCTTATGGATCTCCAGAAATAAActctatctttgagaagaaaTCTTCAATCGCAGAAAAGGTCATCACAAACTCAATCGTCGCCGTTAGAAAATGGGAGAGAGCTCAATCTCCGAAATTAAAACAGTCAGCGCCTCAATCGATCTCCTTACAGCCTCTTACTCATCGATCCCTCCCACCGAGCACGATTTGTTGTAATACCGATGCAGCATGGCGAGCCGACACAGGGAAAGTGGGATTGGCCTGGATCTTCACCATCCTCCAAGGGCAAGAGCTGAATCGGAGTTCTATATTTCAAAACCATGTCTCTTCAGCTTGCATGGCGGAAGCTCTAGCGGTGAAAAACGCACTCTTCCACGCGATCGACCTCAACTACAATCACATCTGGTTAAAATCAGATTCTCAAGTGCTCATCGGAGCAATCTCAACGGGACGTCATCCGACCGAGCTCTACGGAGTACTCTCGGACATCGCCTCGCTATCGTCTTCTTTGTCTTTCTATCATTTCTCTTTCATCAAAAAAGAGCTTAATGGGTCTGCGGACCTACATGCTAAGATCCGCTTACATTCTGACCCAGACCCAAATTCTTGTAACAACTGAAACCTTTCATCTTTAATTGAATttgtggcaaaaaaaaaaaaaactagattcaAAACCCACGCTGCACATGCAACTATGAGCACATTCAGTAATAAAACGCCAACCATATCGGAAATATTCCAATAAGTCCAAACAGAAGCATCCAATATCTCCCTGTTATTCATATCATGTCGTAATTGACTGACTATTCATGCTATGTTCAATCATgctatataatattaataagtaaCGAGTTCTATTCTATCtgttttgtattattttatctGTCCGATGGTTGCTTGCTTGGTCATGATCAGTGTTCAAGAAAGTCTTATGCACTCAGGTCATTTCCaattcaattctttttttttctaaactagAATAAAAGTGAATATAAAGTAACAAATGCGTTAATCCaacttcatatttttatttaaagtttacttTATAAAAGTGAATATAACGTAACaacttcatatttttatttaaagtttactatataaataaagtaatctatttttggtttattcatAACTccattataaagtaaaaaatgaagtaaggttgaaatatttttatttcatattcatttttactctattttagagaaaaaaatatagagtaaTATATTGGCATGTTCTAAACATAAGATTATTCAATGATTATACAATGCCTAGTACCTAAAACATTTAAGCGGATGCAGATTATTAGTTAGATAATTTAggtgtttataaattataatatattaaatatattatattatattaaatatctaatttaaaaatctaaattaatattatttcttttataaatttcataatataatatattacctatactaatttataaataattatatatatatatatgtatcatttataataattataattataatgcGGTTTACAAGCTAATAACCACTTAGACCATTTTTAGAATACTGGTAATGACAAACCCCATAAGTTTgctaaaatattgttttgtttgacaaatagatatttatataagGCTCACTCAacactatatttatatatttgaacttCAATAAAAATTCAAGACTTATCCGACCCAATCTATTGATCAGGATAAGATAAGTGTCAATAATCTTCATGTAACCTGtgatatgttttttctttttgaaaaaataacctgtgatatgttgacaaaaaacattaaataacaGTTGCGTTAAAAATGGGAAAAATTCTGATCCACCGAAAATCTCCACTTCTCTCTCTAAATGATAAAGGTGTGGTTtgctaaaataatttaaactagCTATGCTCACGCTGAAGCCTAGATACTATGGCATAGATTGGTATAGCGGATGAAAAATCAATAGCATTATGATGTAGAAAGTGTatgttttcaaaacaaatttaataaaatgatgggtaaaatagtagtagtatgcaatttcaaaattatcacaaaagttagtatataatatatttagttaaaataatatatattaaattataatatattaacaatatattttttattaaaacaatagacttttatttaattatataaattaaattaaattaaattttaaatgtgaaatattattatttaaaaaatgtatattttatttttagatataaaataatttttgatattactaaataaaataaattaattatataatatgtatatatatatatatattatcattatttatatattggtagagcagtaaatgattcatatataatattatcataaaaattaatatatgacatataatttatttatttataaataatatttattttttattttataatatataatataaaatatatgtgtatatatatatatatatatatatatattattttatgtttttattaaaaataatgaatgattattttatgtttttattaaaaataataaattatatgtataatttcataaattatattatatttcaaatttgaaatattgttctttttaaagttttaaaaaaattgagtcacaatttttataaaaaaatataaatttattttttgattatgaacattttttatataattaaataaatataaattaaatatataattatttttaaatgtttatatattctTCATATGAGAGAGCATTGAGTAAAGAATTTGGAGACTATTAACATTTTgtaaatgagttttttttaaataaatattgattgaaTAATAACGGTCATTATGTTTGTGTTTATACACTGTCAATCAAGTCCTatgtgttttatttgtttttgtactTTAAAATTTACTGTTTTAATATTACAAATGAacttatcaaattatataatacaaaagTTAAAGCTGTAAAATATTTTAGGCCGCGCAACTGATTTAAAATTACTTTGATAAATGGGCTT
It encodes:
- the LOC108815359 gene encoding uncharacterized protein LOC108815359 isoform X2 — encoded protein: MGRYSYSQPSQSGTFGGDGSDSDYNEFEALIQEDQAQLEAENRQFVYPPQPEVEFGFPQTCYCGSQPQIRTSYSRTDPGRRYYTCDNVADGECHVWKWWDEAVMEEMRARDRHTQQLAEKVDSLGLLSDFDTDQKLLRLENMLCELAKNKSNSSFDFIVAVMVMVVIFIGLVLIFM
- the LOC108815359 gene encoding glutathione S-transferase T3-like isoform X1, translating into MLISAWLNTSKDPITSNYQKSGTFWKRVGDSFFEALNGGPGGDTSAHRNYKQRWHKINDLVNKFCGAYAAAERRITSGQHENDVLKVAHDIYFADQGYKFTLEHAWCVLRYEQKWVNLNPTKSSGGSKRKADSETSTTSESVKAGEDAQTRPEGVKAAKARRSAMGKGKSVADYTAVWEMRKEDLEKKEKLTKFAILDSLIAKSKTTTLTQAEEVAKEKLLAEYF
- the LOC108815361 gene encoding protein indeterminate-domain 4, chloroplastic isoform X1 encodes the protein MSSSSYNTSVVPSSPSTQPFFITGSGAGDNAFDRKDTFMSMIQQPNSSAPQPKKRRNQPGNPNPDAEVVALSPTTLMATNRFICDVCKKGFQREQNLQLHRRGHNLPWKLKQKSTKEVKRKVYICPEPTCVHHDPSRALGDLTGVKKHYYRKHGEKKWKCDKCSKRYAVQSDWKAHSKTCGTKEYRCDCGTIFSRRDSYITHRAFCDALIQETARNPTMTLTSITAASSGAGFGGFHGRLEGGNALSHHHLSDHTNSGFSSFSGYNLNFPSSGNSRDFAPQTSNPNFLIQYSSSQGIVTVPNNNNNNNDQSFMNQQGLIHFDPVNNINLKSSTTNNSLFNIGFFQENTKNSETTLPSLYSTDALVHHGEGSLNVNSNVSATALLQKATQLGSITSNDPSALFRGLGSSSNSSSVVVNDFGGGHIMGNDNNGNLQGLMNSVVAVNGGGTGGSGGNIFDVDFGNNNGNMSGSDNLTLDFLGVGGMVRNVNRGGAGRGRVRGDVSLIGELKFPE
- the LOC108815361 gene encoding protein indeterminate-domain 4, chloroplastic isoform X2, with translation MATNRFICDVCKKGFQREQNLQLHRRGHNLPWKLKQKSTKEVKRKVYICPEPTCVHHDPSRALGDLTGVKKHYYRKHGEKKWKCDKCSKRYAVQSDWKAHSKTCGTKEYRCDCGTIFSRRDSYITHRAFCDALIQETARNPTMTLTSITAASSGAGFGGFHGRLEGGNALSHHHLSDHTNSGFSSFSGYNLNFPSSGNSRDFAPQTSNPNFLIQYSSSQGIVTVPNNNNNNNDQSFMNQQGLIHFDPVNNINLKSSTTNNSLFNIGFFQENTKNSETTLPSLYSTDALVHHGEGSLNVNSNVSATALLQKATQLGSITSNDPSALFRGLGSSSNSSSVVVNDFGGGHIMGNDNNGNLQGLMNSVVAVNGGGTGGSGGNIFDVDFGNNNGNMSGSDNLTLDFLGVGGMVRNVNRGGAGRGRVRGDVSLIGELKFPE